The region TGTTTTCCATCTGTTCTCACTTTTTAAGGGGGGATTAAAAGTTTCTTTGATGTTGTAAGCTTATGAATTAGGCTAACCAGATCTTACTGCAGTGTGTTATCCAACCAAATCTTAAGGTTAATGGCCATAAGTACGTACTTTAATTTGAGGCATGTACTACTGACAAAGATTGAGATATAGGTGCATTTGAATGTATGTGAACATTtatacaaacatagtcttaatgactAACATAAGCAAGgtgagatcaataaaaaaatattgtgcatataaaacaatagaaaatatatattttttaattaatcgaGGTATGTGGAAAAGTAGTGTGATTCATTTCACCTTGCAATTTAGATTTTTTCATAGTTTTGGTGGGATTCTTCTACAACTGAATACCTATAGGTTAGTGTTAATTTGGAATTGCCAAAACCTATTGCTaggttgcatttttttttctagaatgGTGAATTTTCTTTAGAATTTTATGGTCCCTTATTTGATTAAGCTAAATCTTGAGAACATTTATTTGTTTGCATATGAACTTTttgttgtatattttattaatatttcaaaagatttaaagtgaatttaaattaaaaatatttatctatttatgATTGGCATCCTGTTTATGTTTacaattaaaatattgattacATGGTTAATATGTTACCATTCAATATTTCTctctctgttcttatataagttTTCTTTGTGCCAAACGTTACCTTCCCTCTCATAATGTACATGGTAAAAGGTTTTCAATTTCCGTGAAAAACATACCGACAGTCTACCAGCACCTTTCATAAGTTCTAAACCATATAGTTACATATTCCCTTAAgagtgttaattaatttttatcgtatttttattgaattttcggatttttatttaattcagggttttatgagtttttattgtgatttgctagactttggtaatttttatttatctttaattagtacatttttaaattttagatttgattaagatttaagttgtttatttcttgattttatcttggatcttttattttattttgagagtatgaattaatttttattgtgtctttattgaattttaggtctttatttaatttatgattttataagtttttattgtaatttgctagattttaagagtttttatctatctttaattagtacctttttaaattttagatttgattaggatttaggtactttaattcttgattttttcttaatttttcatatttttatttattgtgaATTCCAGGAAAATGGAGCTGATCTGGTGCTGAGGGACCacagagctaccatggacacgcagagatttgatggttgctaggtgaatttggCAAAGTTTCTCATTAGCTGCAGACTAGAGCTCATAGGTTACTGCATATAAGGTTTGATGTACATTTATGGAGGGTGAAAGGATATTACTCCGGTAAATCAACCATTATTAATGTGAATGCAatcattattaattttaaaatcttatttttaattatagagatttttttatgtatatgttacgtgagattttgttttatataaaaactatcattgtaaaatcttctttttaactttagagatttctttatgtatatgtaacgtgagattttgtaAAACCCTAAGGATTTATCTATACAGTTAACTTCTTTATTTCTTTGATAAATGAGCATCCATTTagtaagatgatttgcatcTAAAGCTGCTCTGAAATCTAAAAGCtattgttgtttgtatttgggtttaattttcaatttatatgttttaattttaaattacaataatgctacctacgtgagattttgttttatataaaatgtatcattatattttttttaaacaatcattatattctaaactaattgattgatattatgtcaaatttcaaataaaatcaaatgagataccaACCGAAAGCATTCAGTTACTCCCTCCATCACCTATTATAAGTCAtttttacctaattctctaggattaagaaaagtgGTTAGAATTAGTTAGTTACAATAAATTTGTATCTTTTTTCCTAAACTGACCACATTTAAAAGTATATCAATTCAATGAATCTCATCTACCTCTCTCTCCATATTAATGTTCCACTATCTTGAAAACCCCCTTCCACcaataaaaaataagttttggAAGTTTTTTGAGTAGATATAAATGAAAGTGACCTcgataataaagaaaaatattggaaAGTAGGAAAATTCTTTAAATGCTACAAGGGTAAACatggagagaaaaaattaatgttgcatagatattgtaaagtgacttatattttgggacaaaaaaaactcacaaaaagtgacttataataggggacgaAGGGAGTATAAATGACGAGGAGAAATTTCTACACCTAAAAttcatttccaaaacaaatctatattggctaatttgaaaattttaaatctatattgatttatgaaatttataagattttgtttctctgataaatgagaatccattgagtaagatgatttgcatctaagtctgctctgaaacctaaaagcggttgttctttgtatttgcgtataattttcaattgtatgttttaattttaaagtactataatgctatctacgtgagattttgttttatataaaaagtatcattatacttgttttatacaatcattatattctaaactaattaattgatattattttaatagaataaatttaatataattaactttagtattgttttcaaaattttaagagtgtatatttatataagtatataactataataatttgattatAAGAAAAGTACGagaaatacaaaatattaatacatatgtactataaaattatgacctgaatttattagtgctaacaaattagagttacgagatctcacgggtAGAAACATTctacatgaaaatgaaaatttgtacgagctaaaaaaaataaaattcattttctataacttaagtgtatttttaataatttaaaaaataattatatatttatgtattgttatatatctaaaacacaaaagcattaccctttatgcaacacgagtatacatcttcacaaacaaaattcagttatacctcacatatgcaaaaattaaagcttttggtttattaacttctgtgtttttcaaaatttgtgctctttaaatatctacatttttattatgattattcttacattcttagcatcttaaatatttataatttaaaatatgaatcgatgtatcaaatacaatagatatattCCCCGtacaacgcgcgggtaaaaaagcaCTAGTGGTTAATATTTATCCTATAAGTTCTACTAGATGTATGGTTGACTAGCTAGAAATCAAGCAACCTTCAATTCACTGCCTGTAAGGCTGGACAGTAATGAAATAATAATGGAGTGGATCAAAATTTGATCCCTGTTATGGCTTATAGAGCATATGAAAATCAATCATTGATTGCTACTTTGAAAACAAACAGACAAAGCCATTAGTGTTTTTGGTTGGGCTGGACTTTAACCCACACGTTTCCCTGTTGTTTCTTCATCAAGCTCTGTACAAAAAGCATCCACTTAGGAAGCTGGTAGAAACAAAGTGCTTGAGACCTTCTATGCCCATTTACAGAGAAACTAGTGAATTGAACCATCAATGCAGCATCAATGCATGAATGGATGGTAGAGATTATTTGCTGACTAATAAAGTTGTTCTCTCCTGTTATGCAACCACCTCCACCTGTGGAAAAAGCAAACCAGATAACAGTCAAATTAAGAATCTTCATAGGTGAGCATGATTCATTTATACCATTTAAATTTGTACAAGTATGAACCATAGTCCATAGACAAAGACTTGTTCTAGTTACTATGTTTAATACTTCAATTTAAAGCATTAGAAATATTTCTAGTTCATGCCATGAAAAACAATTCTACTTAGACCAGTAAGTGCACGTctggagaattgattttgagtagAATAGATTATGGTAAAAGTAAGTTGAAAGCGAAGTGATATATGTTAGAATATGTTGATTGGAAAAGTGATTTATTTTTGTAGGGTATTGGTATGAAATCGAGTTATAAAATTTCACAAACGATCTAATTAATTTTGGGACTACAATCAATTCTCTGTGTTGATTGTCAAACATCTATATAAACCATATAAAAATGATTATGATCAatgagaattgattctaaggCTCTCAAACGccgaaccaaacacacactaaattTTCCGCCTAAAAAGTTGGATTTCCAATATTAACATAgtttctcttcctctttcttttCGATTTTTCTTAGTGCATGTCTGGATACACGGTAGAAAACCACAATGAAGCCAAAATCACTGTGGATGGCCACAAAAATCAAAGAAAGTTGCTTCTGTCCACCGTAATTTTATTTCACAGTAGTTTTTCACCGTGTATCCAGACATGCATTATTGGAAGGGAAATGCAATAAAATATGACCTAATTTTTGTACTAAGTTTGGACTTACCAGTGGTAATCCCATCTGGGTCGGACTTTGGTCATCCGGTTCTCGCCATATGGATAATCTGTTTCAGCCCTTCTTGCATTTCTGAAAGCACAGCACCCAATGGAATAAATCCCTATGAGAAGCACAAGCATGGAGACAGTGAGAACAGAGAGCTTATGCCAGTTCCTTCTTATGTCTTCAAGCACACCAGCTTTGCAGGAATCACACTCATAGCAGAGCAAAGTAGGATCATTGTTCCACTTGTAGCAATCAGGGTCTTGGCTCATCATTGTTGACTCCATGTTGTAAGTGCAAGCAGTTGGTGGCTTACAACATCCAGACTGCATAACCAATTATGAATTAGCATTTATCAATTTGACTTAGAAAAATGAATTGGAATTTAGAGCATTAGAGAGACAAATATATGTTATACAAGTATATACCATAACTGGTTTTAGTATTCATTAGTtgtatttcaaaagaaaatgactttcTCTCTTCAATTGAACCATATCATGTTATTCAAAAATACAAGAAAATGTCTTTGAAAGTTAATTATATATTTGGTACCTTATAGTGTGAGATGTAACCTGGGTTTGGATTAGCAGcctaattaagcacttatgtcaATAAATCCTTACCAAATAATAGCTTTGATAAAGTTATCAAAATAAATTCAGAGTAGGCTACACACGTATGTAGAAGTGCTTATTCATAAATTAGTTCGAGCAACCTATAAAACTTTGCTCAAAACAGCTCATAAGTATGTTATAAAATATTTACATAAGTTCTTCCGATCACTTGCATAAACGTTTATACTATAAAATAAGCTTAAATAAGTTCTTTCAATGGATAGTATGGAGGGGATGGACCATGGTGTGGAGGGATGGTTCACCGACCATTTTTGCGGAAATAGTGGAAATTTATGATTGGTTAACTTGCTTGCAACCAGTAGTAGGAACAACCAAAAAAAACTACCACTAAATCAGCTCTCCTATTCAGCCTTTTTAATAGCTCACAACTTTGAGTTCTTAAGAATTTAATTTTACAATTCAACTGAAGATGACAGACACCACACAAATGATAAAATGATTCTCCTCTCCACATATTAAGAACAACTAGAAGACAAAGGAGCAAAACATAAAGCCAGAATTTGAAAATTGAATCCTCAAACACACACCAAAGTTGAAAGTCCAAACAAACCACAAATAGAAACAAGCTACATATTATTAATTGTACCTGTATTGGAGACATATCCCTCTGCATATAATCCAGAGGAGTCCAAGAAGCAAGTTTTTCACAAGTCTTAGAGCCCAAAATACAGCTCCTGATAGTGTTCCAATAGCGAGGATCATTCACTCTCTTCTGCAGCCATGGTGAATAATCCTGAAGACGATACTCCTTGTAAACTCTACCAGGCACTTCCACACCACCACCCTTGCTAGTCACACCAAAACCAAACACAGTCAACCCCAGAAGTGCTGCTATGAGGAACAACATGACCACCAAGTACAACCAGAGTGCACATGCCACATGAAAACAAGCACCAATGAAGCCTGATAATGATACCACAAGCACAACAAAACCAATCACCAAAAGTGGTGTTTGGAGAAAATTTTCACAGGTTGTGCTGCTCCTTGCCATCCATAAACCTGCTCCAATTATGGGTATGGATGCTAGAAGTGTAAACAAGTTCAAGAACCCAATCACTGTGTTGCTGAACCTatgcatctctctctctctccctagTTTTTTTATGTATTGTTGCTTCTTGGGATTCTTATGGCACCTCTATTTAAATTGGGAGAGAGGCACTAGTTATGGTTTGTTATGctatttcaaattcatttttcCTTACGAAATGACGGTTGGTTGGTTTGAAATGGTATATGCTTGATTTCTCTTAAATAATGTCTCAAATTTGAGTCTTATGTATGGAAAGAACCTCTGCTGAGAGAGTTAGTCTGCCACCAGCACATGAATGTTCTCAACTCGAACAGAATTGTCTCTCATGGAAGATAacatatggaaaaaaaaaagtatattgaGAAACTTTAGTTGGAGTTTGTGAAAATGAGCAAATGAGAATGACATGTACTTCTTAGTTGTTAAGGAAGttgttttttctttccaaaTTTGTCCTTCTTGCCTGCTTTCCCGGCCTTATTTTTTCAAATATTCTAGTGATGCAATTGACATGTTTATCCATGTAACTGATGGTATATAACAATTTGCAGAAGCATCAATTCCATGTGTGTTTCGATAAGGCAAGCAAAGAATTTTAGAACTAGTGATGGTCTTTTTGGTAACTACAGATGATGCTATTTGCTTTTGGATTATGGACCCCATTTGGACTTCT is a window of Lotus japonicus ecotype B-129 chromosome 5, LjGifu_v1.2 DNA encoding:
- the LOC130718805 gene encoding tetraspanin-6-like; amino-acid sequence: MHRFSNTVIGFLNLFTLLASIPIIGAGLWMARSSTTCENFLQTPLLVIGFVVLVVSLSGFIGACFHVACALWLYLVVMLFLIAALLGLTVFGFGVTSKGGGVEVPGRVYKEYRLQDYSPWLQKRVNDPRYWNTIRSCILGSKTCEKLASWTPLDYMQRDMSPIQSGCCKPPTACTYNMESTMMSQDPDCYKWNNDPTLLCYECDSCKAGVLEDIRRNWHKLSVLTVSMLVLLIGIYSIGCCAFRNARRAETDYPYGENRMTKVRPRWDYHWWRWLHNRREQLY